Genomic window (Dyadobacter fanqingshengii):
ATGTTAGAAAGCGTGTCTCCCGAAAAGCCCCGTTTGGTTTCCAGCATGCCCAGGTAGCTCCACACATATTGGACGCCGTGTTGCACAGCCGTATCCGCCATAAATGCGTCACTAAAAACCTCCTGTCTGTTCGCCATTGTATAGCCCATTTGCAGGGGGAAATTCGGGAAAACAAATACGCCGGGGCGACTTTCTATGGGCAGCCTTTTGAGCAGCGAATTGAGCGAAAAGCGCTCCTCATCCAGGAAAATAAGGTTGCTTTCCAGGATATGGTTCAGTTGAAAACTGACCTGCTGCGAAAGCGACCATCTGGGATAAAATGCCAGTCGTTTGGCCGCCCTGTCTTCCATAAATGAGCCATCGGCGGAGAAGAAAAGTCCCTCGGTAATGCCTACCAGCACTGTGCCTTTGAACTTGGGATCATTCGCCAGATCGCGCAGGATGGGGCGGGGCGATGTGCCAACCAACGCCAGCTGCACGGGCTTGTAACCCGTTTCTTTTTCCCAGGTTTCCTGGTCAATGTCAAACTTTACGCGTGACGAGCCAATGATGACTGGCTGGCCGGGTGCGGTGTTGTAGATCTTTTTTCGGTTGTGCGCCCAGAGACTTTCATCGTCGTTGAACGAAAGCGCGAAACCCTGGTTGCGCCAATAGATTTCCCAGCCTGCAACAAATAATAAGACGAGAGCGAGTGCCAGCCAGGCCGCTTTTTTGTAATCGTGAGTTTCCATGAATGTGAATTTTAGGAACGGATGGGGATTTGCAGTTAATTGTTTTTCGGTTACAATTGATTGTATATCAATTAATTGTAAATAAATATAATGCTATCCGAGACAATCCGGCACTGAAAAAACACCAAACGTGGGGTGTTGTTATTTAGCGGTCACGTTTCGCGTAGTTCCACCCAGAGGCCCTTCACGTACATCTCCGCAGTTTTTCCTTATTGGATTATTTTATTTAAAAATTAGATAAAATTCTTCTCCGGTAAGGTTTGATTAATCTTTTATTAATCATTTCTTAATAAGCCCTGCATTACTTTGACCCATGGTTTGGCCAACCTTGATATCATTGAAGCTTCACGTTGCTGTCACCGACTTTAAAAGAACTCTATGGAAAATCGACTTTTATTAGAACCGGAAGTGTTACGAACCTTCCAAAAATACCTGCTGCATTTCTGCCTCGCCGTCACGCTGCTGGCGGGGCATCCGGTCATCGCGCAGTCGGCCGGTGAAACCAACATTTCGGGAGAAATCAAGGATGAAAAGAATGGCGCTATCCCGGGTGCGAGCATCGTGTTACAAGGCTCCGCAAAAGGAACCACAACCGACGCAAACGGCAAATTTTCAATGAGCGTGCCCCGATCCGGCTCGGTGCTGATCGTGAGTTTTTTGGGATATAAGCGCCAGGAAATTGCGGTTGGCAATCAAACAGAGTTTGACATCAAACTCGAACCGAGCACGGATGACTTGCAAGAGGTGGTGGTGGTAGGATATGGAACGCAGCGGAAGCAAACCCTTACGGGCGCAATTTCAAATATTATCTCCGAGGACATTAAAACCACCACGCATACGAGCCTGGCGCAAAGCCTTCAGGGAAAAGTGGCCGGTGTGCAGATCCGCCAGAATTCGGGTGAACCGGGTTCATTCAGCACAAGCATTAACATTCGCGGGTTCGGCGAGCCGCTTTACGTCGTGGACGGCGTGGCGCGTGACGGCGGTTATGAATTTCAAAAGATCAACCCGGACGACATTGAAAGCATTTCGGTGCTAAAAGATGCTTCGGCTGCGATTTTCGGGATCCGGGCGGGTAATGGTGTGGTGATCGTGACGACAAAAAAAGGAAGCAAGGGAAAGCCTAAATTCAGTTACAATGCGGTTTATGGTCGGCAAAGCCCAACGGACGTTCCGCAAATGACCTCTGCTTTGCAATGGGCTGAAATGCGCAATGACGCTGCTAAAAATTTAGGTGAAAATCCGGTTTATACGGCTGAGGAAATCGAAAAATTCAGAACGGGAGCGCCTGGCTACGAGGGAACGGATTGGTATAAAACGGTTTTAAATAAATCAGCTTCCCAGCAGCAACATTTTCTCTCCGCTTCCGGCGGGGAAGGAGCTGTGACCTATTTTACCAGTTTTGGTTTTCAAAATGAAAACGGTCTTTTGAAAAGTAAGGATATGGGTTATAAAAAGTACACATTTAGGGCTAATGTAGGCATTGATTTGACCCAAAACCTGAAAGCGGACCTGATCCTTTCCGGGCTTTTTGACAAAAGAGATCAGCCGGGAGACAACTTTTTCAATATTTACAAAGGCACCAGAATCGCATTGGCGACGGAGCGGCCTTTTGCCAATGACAACCCGAAATATCCTTCCCTGCTCAGCGGAGGCTATAATCCGGTTGCGCTGGCCGACGGTGACATGACGGGATACAACGAGGAAGCCAACAAATTTTTCCAATCCACTTTTGCGTTGACTTACTCAGTTCCTTTTGTTCCGGGGTTGAAAGTGAAGGGTTTGGTGGCTTATGACAGCAACAATTATCGCAATAAGTCTGTCTCCAAAAGCTACAACCTTTACACCTACGACGCGGCGACGGACAAATACACAGCCCATTTGCAACGTAATCCTTCGCGAATAGGCAATAATTTTTCAGACAATAATCGCGTCACATTTCAGGGACAATTGCTTTATAACACCGTGATCGCTAAAAATCACAATGTGGGTGCGACATTGGTTTACGAGCAGCAGGAATCCAAAAACCGCTGGGCCGGCTTAGGTCGGGAATATGCATTTTATACCAATGACCAGATTGACCAGGCCGGGCTTAATAACCAGACAACCAGTGGTTCCGAGAGCGAATACGCGAGCCAGTCATTTGTGGGAAGGCTGAATTACGACTTTAAGGAAAAATATTTGCTTGAAGTTGCGGCCCGATATGACGGCTCTTACCGGTATCACCCGGATCGTCGCTGGGGATTGTTCCCGGTGGTTTCTGCCGGCTGGCGGATCACGGAAGAGCCGTTTATGGACAACATTCCTTTGATTTCCAATCTTAAACTGAGAGGTTCTTACGGCCTGGTAGGCGCTGATGCGGGTGCGCCATTCCAGTATGTGCCCGGCTTCTCGCTCACGGGTGGCGGCGGTTACGAATTTACCAATGGCAATTACACAACCGGAGCAGCATCTCCTGCCATTGTAAATGAACAATTAACCTGGTTTAAGTCTAAAATCAAGGACGTCGGCATTGACATCGGGCTTTGGGATAACCGTGTGGATCTGACTTTCGATGTGTATCAACGGGATCGCAAGGGATTGCTGGCCAGAAGAAATGTATCATTACCCAACACTTTCGGCGGAACATTACCGGACGAAAACCTGAACAGCGACCGCGTTCAGGGAATCGAATTTTCGGCTGCTTATAATGGTCAGATCCGTGATTTTAAATATGGTATTTCAGGAAACTTCAACTTTGCCCGCACCATGAACCGCTATGTGGAAAGAGGCGATTTCCTGAACAGTATGGATAAATGGAAGACCGGGACAACGAATCGCTGGAACGACGTCGTTTGGGCTTACCAGCTGGAAGGCCAGTTTCAGAACAAAGATGAAGTGATTTACGCTCCGATACAGAATGGTGATCTGGGTAATACCCGTGAGCTTCCGGGGGATTTTAAATACAAAGATGTGGATGGAAACGGCATGATCGATGGTAATGACGCATTGCCATTGTTCTTCGGCGGCGATCCTAAAATGTATTACGGCGTTACACTCAATGCATCCTGGAAAGGTTTCGACTTCACAGCGCTATTCCAGGGATCTGGGAAATACAGCGTGCGTTTCCGGGAAGTGTATGCGGAGGTTTTTGCTTTTCGAGGGAACACGCCGGAATATTTTTACGACAGATGGCATCTGGATGGTGATAATGAGTGGATTCCGGGTAAATGGCCTGCTTCCCGCTTCAATTATAATGTGGGAGCCATGTATGCCGAAAGTTCGGCCTGGCGGAAAGATGCATCTTATCTGCGTTTCAAAAGCGCGCAGCTTGGTTACACATTCAACCTTAGCTGGCTGAAAAAGATCGGAATTGACGACGTCCGCGTCTATGGCAATGCACACAACATTTTCACCTGGGCCGATCCGTTCGTGAAGCCGTTTGATCCCGAAAAAATTGAAGGGTTGTTCGGTGCCGGGCTTACTTATCCGGTCACAAGAAGCTACAACTTTGGTATTAATGTTACATTCTAACAGCTGAGAAAATGAAATTGACCAAACATATATTAATGCTCCTTCTGCTGTTAACCGCCATTAGCTGCGACAATGTGCTGGACAAGCAGCCATTGGACAAGTTGCAGGGAGAAAACCTTTTTTCAAATCCGGAAGGGGTGAAATTGTACATGGCGAACTTGTATTATCAGTTGCCAATCGAAGACTTTACCTTTTTCAGACAGGGTTTTAACTGGAACACGGGCGACCCGAACAATGGTGGATTTGCGCCCGCTATGATTACGGACGAAGCGGTTCACACGGAATTCGGTGATTTTATTGGTAATGATGATTTTCAATGGTGGGACCAGGGTTATAAGTTGATCCGGGACACCAACATTCTGATCGACATTATTCCTACACTGGATGTGAGCGAGGACGAAACCAAAGCGCTTGTGGGTGAAAGTGCCTTCATCCGTGCGTATGCCTATTTTGCATTGGTTAAAAGATATGGCGGCGTTCCCTTGATCACGGCTGTGCAGAAATATGAAGGTGATGTGGAAGCGCTGAAAGTCCCACGCAGCACAGAAAAAGAGACCTGGGATTTTGTATTGAAGGAATGCGACATTGCAATAGCGAATTTGGCGGATTCATGGCCGGGCGGCGAAAGGCGTGCTACGAAATGGGTGGCATATGCGCTCAAATCCAGGGCTGCATTGCACGCTGCATCTTTGGCCAAATACGGGGAGAGAGCGCCAATTTCGGGAACTGCCGTGGATCAGAAACTGGTTGGCATTGACAAATCGGCTGCTGCCGAATACTACAAGGCCGCTATTGAAGCATCTGAGGCCATTATCAATTCCGGGAAATTTGCCCTCTACAAGCCTGCGCCGGCCAATCCCGAAGAGGCTGCTGAAAATTACCGCAAGCTTTTTGAAGATCCCAATATTGCGCCAGCCGAGGCTATTTTCATCAAAGGTTTTGCACGGCCCGGCGCGGGGACCGGGCACAATTACGGGATCTGGTATCAACCCAACCAGACTGCCAACGGCTGGCCGCATCCGGGCCGCATGAACCCGACACTGGACTTGATCGATGCTTATGAAAGTTACACAAACCCGGGACAAAACGCACCGGTCACGACGACCGTCGCGGGTAATGATGTGAATGATTACAATGGTTTTGACCCGGCAAAAAACTACAAACGATATAACGATCCTGCCGGGATTTACAAGGATAAAGATGCGCGTTTGTGGGCAACGGCAATCTTGCCGGGAACGCCCTGGAAAGGACAGAAAATCATCATTCAGGCCGGATTCGTGAAGCCGGACGGCAACGCACAATTATTCGGCGGTGACCCGATTAAAGTGGGTAGCGCGACCATTTATCCTTACGGAGCCGCGGATCGCACGCAATATTCAGGGTTCGACACCTGGGGCGGAAATAATACCCGGACGGGCGTGAGCTTCAAGAAATTTCTTAGCGAGGGCGTGAATGTTGCGCCGGGTTGGAATCAGACGGTTTCTGACTGGGCCGACTTCCGTTACGCCGAAATCCTGCTAAACTACGCAGAAGCCATCGTCGAAAGCGGCACTGGAACGGCAATCAAAGGAGCTCAGGCATTGAATGACATCCGCCGCCGGGCCGGCCACACGAAAGACATTCCGTTAACGATCGATAATGTGATCCGGGAAAGAAGGGTGGAGCTGGCGTTTGAAAATAAGCGGTTCTGGGACCTGGTAAGAAGGCGCGAATATCATACGCTATTCAACAACCGCGTGCGCCATGCGCTCATTCCCGTGCTCGACCTGCGCGTGACACCTGCGAAATATATTTTTATCCGCCAGAACATTGCGCGCCTGAATCCGGCAACCTTCGATTACAAGCAATATTATCGCTACATCCCGGGCGTTGGGTCAAACGGATTGGTTCAAAATCCTCAATATTAATGGCTGGCACGAATGCAATGTTGATCTTCATTATTATTCAATTTGACTATGAAAACAGTACAAAAATATGTCCTGGCGCTTGGGCTGATGTTCGCGACAGTGAGTTGCAAGATAGATAATTACCCCGCGCCGGACGCGCAGCTTTATGGGACTTTTCTGGATGCGGAAACCAATGAGCCCGTGGAGCAGGACATTATCCGCGGGAGCACCATTGAGTTTATTGAGCACGGGTATGCGTCTCAGACGAAGCAGGTTATGATCGTGAAAAACGACGGGACTTATCGTAATAACCTGATTTTTGCAAATCAATATACCATTACGCCCGTGCGCGGAAATTTTGTTCCTGCTGAGCCGCAGGACGTGACGGTTGCGGGTGAAACCAAGCTGGATTTCAAGGTCCAGCCTTATATTCGGGTGAAAGATGTGAAGATCGAAAAGTCCGGTTCCAAGGTGATCGCGACGTTCAAAATCCAGCAGACCGTGATCAATAATGTGAAGAAAATCGGTTTGTATGCGCATCCGGAGCCCTCGGTAGGAGAGCCCATGCGAACGGTTTTGGCTGAAACGGAGATTAATGGTGCAACTGATCCCAAGAAGGTTTACAAGCTGGAAATAGACATTCCTTCGAACAGCAATAACCTGAAAGCCGGCAGCCAGTATTTTTTCCGGGTCGGAGCGATCATCGATGCGCCGGAATCCAAATTCAACTATGCAAAGGCTGTGCGAGTGGCGTTGTGATTAAAACTAAACCTTTAACTATGAATTTCTTTAAATTCCTGATACTCTTACCTTTTCTTTCATTCAGCTGCAATGGTGCGGATGATGATAAACAAAATGTTGATTCTAAACCAATTGAAGAAGTGAAGTACGATGAGACCGGCGTGCTTTTCAAAAGCTACAAGGGCCTCGTTATGGCCGGCTACCAGGGCTGGTTTACAGCCGAGGGCGACGGTGCGGGACGCGGTTGGCATCATTACCAGAAAGGCGGGAAGTTTGAGCCAGGCGCTACTTCCATAGACTTTTGGCCCGATGTGACGGATTATTCCAAAACTTATAAAACAGCCTTTCAATACAAAAGCGGCGAGGCGGCGCAAGTTTATAGCCCCTATGACGAAGAAAGTGTAGACCTGCATTTTAAATGGATGAAAGAGCACGGCATTGACGGCGTTTATATGCAGCGTTTTGTGTCCGAAGTGAAAGGGGAAAGCGGCAAAAAACATTTCGATAAAGTGCTTGCCAATGCATTAAAAGCTTCCAAAAAATATGGTCGTGCAATCAGCGTCATGTACGATCTGAGCGGTTCAACTTCTGCGGATATGGACTTTATTGTTAAAGATTGGGAAGAGTTGCAAAGCACCTTCAAGCTTTTTGATAACAAAGAAAACCCGCAATATCTGCGGCATAACGGCCGTCCGCTGCTGGCGATCTGGGGAGTGGGATTTAATGATGGCCGCAAATACACCATTGCCGACATTCAAAAATTGCTGGAAAAAGTGAAAGGACCGACTAAAAAGGCCTCGATCTTGCTAGGCGTGCCTTATTATTGGCGGAGCCTGGGAAAAGACACGGAAAATTCGACTTTACTTCACACAATTGTTAAGACCGTGGATGTGGTGATGCCCTGGGCAGTGGGGCGATATAATGCTTCCACTTACACGGATGTTGCAGGGCCAAATTTGCCCGCTGACATTGCCTGGTGCAAAGCGAATAATCTCGACTATGCGCCGTTGGTGTTTCCTGGTTTCAGCTGGGGCAACTTAAAGAATGACAAGTCATTATACAACCAGATCCCGCGTGGGAAAGGCGATTTTTTATGGCAGCAAATTGCTGGCGCCAAGCTTTCCGGCGCGGAAGTATTGTACGTGGCCATGTTTGACGAAGTGGACGAAGGTACGGCCATTTTCAAATGCAAGCGGGAAGGGGAGCTGCCTGAAAATGGGGACGGAAAATTTGTTGGCATTGAGCCAGAGTTGAAAACGGACCATTATCTGTGGCTCACCGGGCAAGGCGCGAAATGGTTTCACGGGGAATCGGGATTCAGCGCTAAGAAACCTGAACGACCGCATTAAGAGAATCGGAAGTGGCCGTCAGGAATGCAAAACTTCCGGCATGTCTTTTTGAAACTCTTCCCCGTAAATCCGCATGTATTCTCTGGCAAAATTTTCGAAAGTTGTTTTGGCCAGAGAATGCTTGCCCAACAGCGCCAAAGCCTTGCATTTGATGGTCATTGCTTCTTCATTTACCGGGTCAAAATAGAAAATGTAATTAGCGACTTTGATCATAAATTCAGGATCATCCGTAATTTTCACCGAAGCCGCGTAACGCAAGTAAGCATCAACTATTTCGTTGGAAATCTCAGATTTGAAACTATCCAGCCACTCATATTCAAGATCAGCCAGGAACGTCCCGCGTTTACTGATCTGGGAAAGGTCCACAATGTCTTGCTTGGAAAGCACACGCTTATCCGACACCAGTTTTAAATATTCAGCATAATCGACGTGAATGTGCTCATAGTCGATGTTAACACGCCAATATCCGCTCTCCTTGGAAATGTGACACCATTTCAATTTGTCCAAAATCCCTTTCAACTTGGCAATGTTCACCGCCCGGTTGTTCCGCGCGCTTTCCGACGATTTATCAAACCAAAGCAACTCCTTCAATTTTTCAGAACTGATCCCTTCCCTGCGAACGGAATGTAATAAGATCACTAAAAACAGTTCTTTGAGCAAAGGCGTAAATAGTCGCGTTATCTCAGTCCCTTGATCATCAAATAATTGCAGGTTACCAAACAGCATAATGCTGCTGTGAAGCGGGACAAGCCTGGTTTCAATGCTTTTTTCAGGAATGTCCGTGATCAGAGCAGGCTGGAAAGTAACTTCCTTAGCCATGATCTTTTCAGCCGGAACCGGCGCAACCTGTGATGTTACAAAATTTGGTTTTCTCCTTTTGTAAAAATAAAACCCGGCAACAACGGCCATTACCGCCCCAATAAACCAAAGCACATTTCCTGACCTAGCAGATGCCTGAGCAATGGCCGGAACTATTGCCAATGGTGGTGAGAAAAGGGAATAAATGGAAACCTTCGTTTGATTTTTATCAGTCCTGAATAGCGTTACCGCCACAAATCTGCCGGTTGATTCATCAAAAAACAGATCCGCAAATGATTCTGTATCAATGAATTCAAACGGAATCTTTGAGCCGACGACCTTATATTCCGGTTTTGAAAGCGAGCCTGTAATGAGCTGCAATGCAGAGTTAAATTTGTCTTTTGGGAAAATCAGCGCATAGTACGCGCCTTCTTTCTCCCTGACAATCATCGAATTTGCAAATACGAAATCTTCTTCCGGAATTTTCAGATCGTAGATTTTCTTGAACGAACCTGTTTTAGAATTGAAGAAAATCAGGTCATACCAGTTTCTCGGGTTCAGGATCTGCCGGCCGGTTACACTTCCATAACCGCCCATAATATATGCCCCGCCCGTTGCTTCACCCGCAGCGGCCAGATAACGAGGCGAAAAAACACTGTCCTGCCGACTCACCTGCGACCATTGTCCCGTTCCCGGATGATACTTTTGAATGATGTTTTTATATTCAAGATGGCCGTAACCGCCTAAAATATATATTGTTGAGTCTGTTTTGGAATAGAATTTATTGGCATGCAGGAAATGCGTTTTCAGTTCAGCTTTCACATCGGTTTTATCCCATTTACCACTGATTGTGTCGAAATGCGAAACCTGTTTTTCATTGATAAAAAGATTGTAAATCCGGTTCGTGGACTTTTCATAAAACACTTGGTTATCCATGAAAAGCGACTGTTGCTGAGACTGATACGGAATGCGCTTTACCTGATTGCTCGAAATGCGATGCATTGTCAATGTGTCAGTGCCAACAATGTACACGATCCCGGTTTGCTGGTCGCAAGTGACCCGGGCGGGACCTTGCACTACGAATGTTTGCAGCGGCTGCCATTCATAATGCATCTTCTTGATCCATAGTGGATTAGCTACAAGACCGTCTGTATTCTTTATGCTTCCGACTGCTTTTGTGCCACTCATTTCATCGAGATTCCAGCGATATTTTTCGTCGCCGTTCTCAGCAATGGCAATGTTCCGGATCTTCATGGGCGGAACGTCCGTGGTGTTGAAGTTTTTATATTTATTAGCACCAAAAAGAATCTTGAAACAGCCATTTTTTTCGAGCGTCACGGCCTGTTTAAACTGCTGCGTTCCACTAAAAACAGTGAGTGTCCCTGCCTTTTTGTCGAATACCAGCCGTATTTTGTTCCAGTTCTGGTAAAGGGAAGTTTCGTCAATATCAAAAGCGATTTTGGAGAATTTATCGCCAATCACCACTTTGAAACGGTCTCTATTGAGGGAAGAGTTGTCGTAAAGAATATCAATGTTCTTCCGGTCATTTTCGATCAGCCTCACAATGTAGCCGAAGTAGTTCTTTTTATGTTTGAGAAAGGAGACTTCAAACGAAATCTCAAAATTTTCGTCAAAACAAAGGGGTTTGTCCGGCGAAAGATCCAGGCCTGTCCTTTTATCCTGCACCGATTCAAAACTCTCAAAACCAAGCCCATAAGACTGGGCCGGGCACAAATTGATCATCCCGTAAAAAAACTGGATAGCAAGCAGGACAAAAAAAATTTTCAAACTTTTACACATATTCAAACGACCACGATCTGGCAGGGTGCGCAATTAGTAAATATTAAGATTTTTTTGGCTTCATTTTACTTTATCCCTTATTTATTTGTTTCGCCAACAATTCACAACCCACTGATAACAAGCAAAAAGGCACCGGAATGATTTCCGATGCCTTTTTAAGTTTGCAGAAGCGTTTCTGCTATTTCACCGGCCTTTTGAAAATTGCCGAGTCTACGGGCGTATTTACAGATACTTTGCTGGTAATAAAGGACATAGTGCCCATTTGCGCATTAGTGATGTCCATCGTATTTGGAAATTTAACACCTTCAACCTCCTTATAGTCCGAAAGATCAATTTCGCCGCTCTGGCCATTCATATCTACTTTTACCCTGCTTACCAGGTAAGTTTCAGCGTCGAGATATTCATCCATTGTCGTTCCTTCTTTTGAAGTCACTTTCAAATGGTAAACGTCTTTTTTGTCCAGTTTCTCTTTGCCAACGAGCTCTACTTTGTTTCCTTTTTCCTTATAATTAACCAGGCCGCCAAAGGGATCAAGTGACGCGATCTGCTGTTTCAGCTGGTCGGCAGGCATATCCTCAGGTTCGCCTGTGCCACCCATTTGCGTGGGGCGGATCATCCAGCCTTTGGAATCGTCCACCACCTGGACCATTGAATTACCCATTACAGTCGACTCATTGCGAAGCGATTTTCCAACGACGAGAACCGTTTTGGTTGGGATTTCCATGCCTTGGACAGCCAGTGAGCGCTCGGTAATGACCGTGTTAACTGCCTTAATTTTATCCATTCCGCCCAAAGCAGTTACATGTTTGTCCACGATTTCGTCGACCGTTTGCGCAAAAGAGCCTGCCGAGATCAAAGCCGCTGCAAAAGCGACGAACATTTTGGTTGTTTTCATACGTAGGTTTATTTGGAGTTAAATTAGTTTGTTTTCTTTAAAGTATTGATTGTGAATTTACTACCGGGGAGCATTGCCGCCGCCCGCAGGAGCGGGTCCCGATTGTCCGCTGCCTTCGCTCTTCACGTCGTCGTTGTTAACCGACTTGGCTTTGCGTTTCGGAGCATCCATCGTCATCTTTCCGATTTTATAGGTAAATGTCAGCCTTACACCGCGGTTGTACATAAAAATATCGTTAACCTGGTTGAAATCGGGAGACGTCAATTCTGTATGCATTTTGAAACGTCTGCTCAGGAAGTTTTCGGCAGCTAAGCCCAAACTTGCTTTTTTATCCGCAAATTCTTTTTTCACACCCACGGTGTAAAAGCCAAACCCGCCCTGATGTCCCTGCAACTGAACCGTATTTCCTTGCATAAAGCCGAATGCCTGGGCTCCCCAGCCATTTTTGAATGTTGCCTGAGAAAACAAACCGCCGCTCACGACGAAACCTGAATTATCCAATGTTCTGGAGACGCCTTTTTCCAGTGTCTGGCCTGTTAATGTGGTGTAATAAAGATTTGAGAATATCCCGAAACTGATCTTCGTAGTTGCTGCGACATTCGCAAACAAGTTCAAACCATAAGCATGTTGCTTTCCGATGTTCTCGTAAGTGGTGATAATCGCTCCCGCTAGTGTATCCGACGGCTGGCGCACCTGCGTGATCGCATTATTGGTCACCCGGCCAAAGAACGTTGCGTTGATGAACGTTTTCTTAATGTTTTTGCTCAATCCCAATTCAAAGTTATTGGTCAGTTCCGGTCTTAGTTCCGGGTTACCAATGGTAATGTTCTGCGGGTTGGCCGAGTTGAAGTTCGGGTTCAGCTGCTGTAAACCAGGACGCTGGATCCGACGGTTATAACCCAGTT
Coding sequences:
- a CDS encoding SusC/RagA family TonB-linked outer membrane protein, yielding MENRLLLEPEVLRTFQKYLLHFCLAVTLLAGHPVIAQSAGETNISGEIKDEKNGAIPGASIVLQGSAKGTTTDANGKFSMSVPRSGSVLIVSFLGYKRQEIAVGNQTEFDIKLEPSTDDLQEVVVVGYGTQRKQTLTGAISNIISEDIKTTTHTSLAQSLQGKVAGVQIRQNSGEPGSFSTSINIRGFGEPLYVVDGVARDGGYEFQKINPDDIESISVLKDASAAIFGIRAGNGVVIVTTKKGSKGKPKFSYNAVYGRQSPTDVPQMTSALQWAEMRNDAAKNLGENPVYTAEEIEKFRTGAPGYEGTDWYKTVLNKSASQQQHFLSASGGEGAVTYFTSFGFQNENGLLKSKDMGYKKYTFRANVGIDLTQNLKADLILSGLFDKRDQPGDNFFNIYKGTRIALATERPFANDNPKYPSLLSGGYNPVALADGDMTGYNEEANKFFQSTFALTYSVPFVPGLKVKGLVAYDSNNYRNKSVSKSYNLYTYDAATDKYTAHLQRNPSRIGNNFSDNNRVTFQGQLLYNTVIAKNHNVGATLVYEQQESKNRWAGLGREYAFYTNDQIDQAGLNNQTTSGSESEYASQSFVGRLNYDFKEKYLLEVAARYDGSYRYHPDRRWGLFPVVSAGWRITEEPFMDNIPLISNLKLRGSYGLVGADAGAPFQYVPGFSLTGGGGYEFTNGNYTTGAASPAIVNEQLTWFKSKIKDVGIDIGLWDNRVDLTFDVYQRDRKGLLARRNVSLPNTFGGTLPDENLNSDRVQGIEFSAAYNGQIRDFKYGISGNFNFARTMNRYVERGDFLNSMDKWKTGTTNRWNDVVWAYQLEGQFQNKDEVIYAPIQNGDLGNTRELPGDFKYKDVDGNGMIDGNDALPLFFGGDPKMYYGVTLNASWKGFDFTALFQGSGKYSVRFREVYAEVFAFRGNTPEYFYDRWHLDGDNEWIPGKWPASRFNYNVGAMYAESSAWRKDASYLRFKSAQLGYTFNLSWLKKIGIDDVRVYGNAHNIFTWADPFVKPFDPEKIEGLFGAGLTYPVTRSYNFGINVTF
- a CDS encoding RagB/SusD family nutrient uptake outer membrane protein; translated protein: MKLTKHILMLLLLLTAISCDNVLDKQPLDKLQGENLFSNPEGVKLYMANLYYQLPIEDFTFFRQGFNWNTGDPNNGGFAPAMITDEAVHTEFGDFIGNDDFQWWDQGYKLIRDTNILIDIIPTLDVSEDETKALVGESAFIRAYAYFALVKRYGGVPLITAVQKYEGDVEALKVPRSTEKETWDFVLKECDIAIANLADSWPGGERRATKWVAYALKSRAALHAASLAKYGERAPISGTAVDQKLVGIDKSAAAEYYKAAIEASEAIINSGKFALYKPAPANPEEAAENYRKLFEDPNIAPAEAIFIKGFARPGAGTGHNYGIWYQPNQTANGWPHPGRMNPTLDLIDAYESYTNPGQNAPVTTTVAGNDVNDYNGFDPAKNYKRYNDPAGIYKDKDARLWATAILPGTPWKGQKIIIQAGFVKPDGNAQLFGGDPIKVGSATIYPYGAADRTQYSGFDTWGGNNTRTGVSFKKFLSEGVNVAPGWNQTVSDWADFRYAEILLNYAEAIVESGTGTAIKGAQALNDIRRRAGHTKDIPLTIDNVIRERRVELAFENKRFWDLVRRREYHTLFNNRVRHALIPVLDLRVTPAKYIFIRQNIARLNPATFDYKQYYRYIPGVGSNGLVQNPQY
- a CDS encoding DUF3823 domain-containing protein yields the protein MKTVQKYVLALGLMFATVSCKIDNYPAPDAQLYGTFLDAETNEPVEQDIIRGSTIEFIEHGYASQTKQVMIVKNDGTYRNNLIFANQYTITPVRGNFVPAEPQDVTVAGETKLDFKVQPYIRVKDVKIEKSGSKVIATFKIQQTVINNVKKIGLYAHPEPSVGEPMRTVLAETEINGATDPKKVYKLEIDIPSNSNNLKAGSQYFFRVGAIIDAPESKFNYAKAVRVAL
- a CDS encoding glycoside hydrolase family 71/99-like protein, whose product is MNFFKFLILLPFLSFSCNGADDDKQNVDSKPIEEVKYDETGVLFKSYKGLVMAGYQGWFTAEGDGAGRGWHHYQKGGKFEPGATSIDFWPDVTDYSKTYKTAFQYKSGEAAQVYSPYDEESVDLHFKWMKEHGIDGVYMQRFVSEVKGESGKKHFDKVLANALKASKKYGRAISVMYDLSGSTSADMDFIVKDWEELQSTFKLFDNKENPQYLRHNGRPLLAIWGVGFNDGRKYTIADIQKLLEKVKGPTKKASILLGVPYYWRSLGKDTENSTLLHTIVKTVDVVMPWAVGRYNASTYTDVAGPNLPADIAWCKANNLDYAPLVFPGFSWGNLKNDKSLYNQIPRGKGDFLWQQIAGAKLSGAEVLYVAMFDEVDEGTAIFKCKREGELPENGDGKFVGIEPELKTDHYLWLTGQGAKWFHGESGFSAKKPERPH
- a CDS encoding galactose oxidase, which codes for MKIFFVLLAIQFFYGMINLCPAQSYGLGFESFESVQDKRTGLDLSPDKPLCFDENFEISFEVSFLKHKKNYFGYIVRLIENDRKNIDILYDNSSLNRDRFKVVIGDKFSKIAFDIDETSLYQNWNKIRLVFDKKAGTLTVFSGTQQFKQAVTLEKNGCFKILFGANKYKNFNTTDVPPMKIRNIAIAENGDEKYRWNLDEMSGTKAVGSIKNTDGLVANPLWIKKMHYEWQPLQTFVVQGPARVTCDQQTGIVYIVGTDTLTMHRISSNQVKRIPYQSQQQSLFMDNQVFYEKSTNRIYNLFINEKQVSHFDTISGKWDKTDVKAELKTHFLHANKFYSKTDSTIYILGGYGHLEYKNIIQKYHPGTGQWSQVSRQDSVFSPRYLAAAGEATGGAYIMGGYGSVTGRQILNPRNWYDLIFFNSKTGSFKKIYDLKIPEEDFVFANSMIVREKEGAYYALIFPKDKFNSALQLITGSLSKPEYKVVGSKIPFEFIDTESFADLFFDESTGRFVAVTLFRTDKNQTKVSIYSLFSPPLAIVPAIAQASARSGNVLWFIGAVMAVVAGFYFYKRRKPNFVTSQVAPVPAEKIMAKEVTFQPALITDIPEKSIETRLVPLHSSIMLFGNLQLFDDQGTEITRLFTPLLKELFLVILLHSVRREGISSEKLKELLWFDKSSESARNNRAVNIAKLKGILDKLKWCHISKESGYWRVNIDYEHIHVDYAEYLKLVSDKRVLSKQDIVDLSQISKRGTFLADLEYEWLDSFKSEISNEIVDAYLRYAASVKITDDPEFMIKVANYIFYFDPVNEEAMTIKCKALALLGKHSLAKTTFENFAREYMRIYGEEFQKDMPEVLHS